From Verrucomicrobia bacterium S94, the proteins below share one genomic window:
- a CDS encoding tetratricopeptide repeat protein, with protein sequence MSEEKKEQQDFLSGHEALLNSINSKKETPQEETEPETENSENPASEAAAQKPADEPTRTEPDSEETENSTAAAEEEKSEPEAEVVEQKVVPEVPPVVTEVPAKPAPKKKKPANHEQAVKQRHEAVEKAEVKEVLKFYQKYLKPAAAAIIVICVVVIAVSLVRNNRIKKVAAADSALMSARTAADYQAILEQYGNTPSAPMALMGLAQSKFNDAQPAAAAELYADFVKKYPKHEMTVQAEYNAISCLEAERKYDEAAAAFAAFQKTHEKSHLAPVALLDQGRCLEAMEKYTEARQVYEDVLAFYPDSGWAQLAQDNISIIDSKLK encoded by the coding sequence ATGAGCGAAGAGAAAAAAGAACAACAGGATTTTCTAAGCGGTCACGAAGCGCTGCTGAACAGTATCAACAGCAAAAAAGAGACGCCTCAGGAAGAAACTGAACCGGAAACTGAAAACTCTGAAAATCCGGCAAGCGAAGCCGCTGCGCAGAAACCGGCTGACGAACCGACCCGAACAGAGCCCGACTCAGAAGAAACTGAAAACAGCACGGCTGCTGCGGAAGAAGAAAAGTCGGAGCCGGAAGCGGAAGTTGTAGAACAGAAGGTTGTTCCTGAAGTTCCGCCGGTCGTGACAGAAGTCCCGGCAAAACCGGCCCCCAAAAAGAAAAAACCGGCCAATCATGAACAGGCCGTGAAACAGCGGCACGAAGCCGTGGAAAAAGCAGAAGTTAAAGAGGTTCTCAAGTTTTATCAGAAATACCTCAAACCGGCAGCGGCCGCGATCATTGTGATCTGCGTTGTCGTGATCGCTGTCAGCCTGGTGCGCAACAATCGCATCAAAAAAGTAGCGGCCGCCGATTCGGCACTCATGTCGGCCCGGACGGCCGCCGATTATCAGGCCATTCTCGAACAGTATGGCAACACCCCATCCGCTCCGATGGCACTGATGGGCCTGGCGCAAAGTAAATTCAATGATGCTCAACCGGCCGCTGCCGCCGAACTCTACGCCGATTTCGTTAAAAAATATCCGAAACATGAAATGACGGTTCAGGCGGAGTACAATGCCATTTCCTGCCTGGAAGCAGAGCGAAAATACGACGAAGCGGCGGCAGCATTTGCTGCATTTCAAAAGACCCACGAAAAATCACACCTCGCCCCGGTTGCACTGCTGGATCAGGGCCGTTGTCTCGAAGCAATGGAAAAATATACCGAAGCCAGACAGGTTTACGAAGATGTCCTGGCCTTCTATCCGGACAGCGGCTGGGCACAGCTGGCTCAGGACAATATCAGCATTATCGACAGCAAGTTGAAATAA
- a CDS encoding cytidine deaminase — MPPEELIHHAFQALEHAHAPYSGYAVGAALLCEDGTVYSGCNVENASYGLTNCAERSAFFSAVSNGRKTFRALAIAASRAPTPYPCGACRQVLAEFCDPGFEVYIADGDSFSTITLGELLPHSFDFGESHA, encoded by the coding sequence GTGCCCCCTGAAGAGCTGATTCACCATGCGTTCCAGGCCCTGGAACATGCACATGCACCCTATTCCGGCTATGCCGTCGGCGCAGCATTGCTGTGCGAAGATGGAACCGTTTATTCCGGATGTAACGTGGAAAACGCCTCATACGGACTGACTAACTGCGCCGAACGCTCCGCGTTTTTTTCCGCCGTTTCCAACGGCCGGAAAACCTTCCGAGCCCTCGCTATTGCAGCGTCCAGAGCTCCGACGCCCTATCCGTGCGGGGCCTGCCGGCAGGTCCTCGCTGAATTCTGCGATCCCGGTTTTGAGGTCTATATCGCCGACGGCGACAGCTTCAGCACCATAACCCTCGGCGAACTGCTGCCCCATTCATTCGATTTTGGAGAATCCCATGCCTAA
- the mvaD gene encoding diphosphomevalonate decarboxylase: MSYIQTQFVKNVLAGTETRLSERGAAFAPANIALSKYWGKRNPELNLPVTSSLSVSLGDLGTKTEICVAAEDAVFLNGEAMGPETSFYKRTVDFLKLFPMVGMHFEVRTQNSIPTAAGLASSASGFAALVLALNELAGWGLGRRMLSLIARLGSGSAARSVYSGFVQWYAGTDDDGSDSYAERIDAEWPELRVGILEVSNVHKPVGSREGMNRTVATSELYKRWPAQAAADLEAIRLAIREQDFPMLGKTAEHNALSMHATMLSAWPPLIYLQPESLEIIHRVQRLRGEGLELFLTIDAGPNIKLLFQASSEADVVSAFPGIQVVRPFN, translated from the coding sequence ATGAGCTACATTCAAACCCAATTTGTCAAAAACGTTCTGGCGGGGACTGAAACGCGGCTGTCGGAAAGGGGGGCGGCCTTTGCTCCGGCAAATATCGCGCTTTCTAAATACTGGGGAAAACGCAATCCCGAACTTAACCTGCCTGTAACGTCCAGTCTGTCGGTTTCGCTGGGTGATCTCGGAACTAAAACCGAAATCTGCGTGGCCGCTGAGGATGCGGTTTTTCTCAATGGAGAGGCGATGGGGCCTGAAACATCTTTCTATAAACGAACGGTTGATTTTCTGAAGCTGTTTCCCATGGTTGGAATGCATTTTGAGGTCCGGACGCAGAACAGTATTCCAACTGCTGCGGGGCTGGCATCCTCGGCTTCGGGGTTTGCGGCGCTGGTTCTGGCGCTGAATGAGCTGGCCGGCTGGGGGCTGGGGCGGCGTATGCTGTCATTGATCGCCCGGCTCGGCAGCGGCAGTGCCGCGCGCTCGGTCTACAGCGGGTTTGTTCAGTGGTATGCCGGCACCGATGACGACGGAAGTGATTCCTATGCGGAGAGGATTGATGCTGAGTGGCCGGAGTTGCGGGTCGGTATACTTGAAGTGTCCAATGTTCACAAGCCGGTCGGTTCCCGTGAGGGCATGAACCGGACGGTTGCAACGTCCGAGCTGTATAAAAGATGGCCTGCGCAGGCGGCTGCCGATCTTGAAGCCATTCGTCTCGCCATCCGGGAACAGGATTTTCCAATGCTTGGAAAAACCGCAGAGCACAATGCGCTCTCGATGCACGCCACCATGCTGTCTGCCTGGCCGCCGCTCATTTATCTGCAGCCGGAATCGCTCGAAATCATCCACAGGGTTCAGCGTCTGCGCGGAGAAGGGCTTGAGCTTTTTCTCACGATCGACGCCGGACCGAATATAAAACTACTGTTTCAGGCTTCTTCGGAAGCGGATGTTGTGTCTGCATTTCCTGGTATTCAAGTTGTCCGGCCCTTCAATTAA
- the clpX gene encoding ATP-dependent Clp protease ATP-binding subunit ClpX: MADKHNTPECSFCGKNEKEVKRLIAGPGVFICDECVGLCDALLGHQAGEHDEAPNSSQEIGVLAPHEIKEKLDAYVIGQEQAKKVLSVAVHNHYKRMFAELDDDGVEIDKSNVLLIGPTGSGKTLLAKTLARSLNVPYAITDATTVTEAGYVGEDVENILLQLLQAADFDVARAQKGIIYIDEIDKIGRRTDNVSLTRDVSGEGVQQALLKIIEGTVARVPPKGGRKHPQQEYLEIDTSNILFICGGAFVGIEDIIKKRVDKKSIGFGQASKTEEELSPNFVSMNVESEDLLSFGLIPEFIGRLPVVTRLQELSEDDLVHILTEPKNAMIKQYQKLLAMDDVKLEFEEEALRALARMAIKRKTGARGLRAIIEHLMLDVMYEVPMRDDVTHCIITRDMVEHGLHPLEGLKLVETEKKSA, from the coding sequence ATGGCGGATAAACACAACACACCTGAATGCTCATTCTGCGGTAAAAATGAAAAAGAGGTTAAACGCCTGATCGCCGGACCGGGTGTATTTATCTGCGATGAATGTGTCGGATTATGTGATGCACTGCTGGGGCACCAGGCCGGAGAACACGATGAAGCACCCAATTCCTCTCAGGAGATCGGGGTACTCGCACCGCATGAAATTAAAGAAAAACTCGATGCCTACGTCATCGGCCAGGAACAAGCCAAAAAAGTGCTCTCCGTAGCCGTACACAATCACTATAAGCGCATGTTTGCAGAACTGGATGACGACGGCGTGGAGATCGACAAATCGAACGTGCTGCTCATCGGCCCCACCGGCAGCGGCAAAACGCTGCTTGCCAAAACGCTGGCACGCTCCCTGAATGTCCCTTATGCCATTACTGACGCAACGACCGTTACCGAAGCGGGCTATGTCGGTGAAGATGTTGAAAATATTCTGCTGCAGTTGCTGCAGGCGGCGGACTTTGATGTTGCGCGCGCTCAGAAAGGCATCATCTATATTGATGAAATCGACAAGATTGGCCGGCGCACCGATAATGTATCCCTCACCCGCGATGTCTCCGGCGAAGGCGTACAGCAGGCACTGCTAAAAATTATTGAAGGTACCGTCGCCCGCGTCCCCCCGAAAGGCGGACGCAAGCATCCACAGCAGGAATATCTCGAAATCGACACCTCCAACATTCTGTTTATCTGCGGCGGGGCATTTGTCGGCATTGAGGACATCATCAAAAAACGAGTCGACAAAAAGAGCATCGGATTCGGCCAGGCCAGCAAAACCGAGGAGGAACTTTCTCCGAATTTTGTAAGCATGAATGTTGAATCCGAAGATCTGCTGAGTTTCGGGCTGATTCCCGAATTTATCGGCCGGCTTCCTGTAGTTACCCGTCTGCAGGAACTGAGTGAAGATGATCTTGTCCACATCCTTACCGAACCGAAAAACGCAATGATCAAGCAGTACCAAAAGCTGCTCGCCATGGACGATGTTAAACTCGAGTTTGAAGAGGAAGCACTGCGCGCCCTTGCCCGCATGGCTATCAAGCGAAAAACCGGAGCTCGTGGTCTGCGCGCTATTATTGAGCACCTTATGCTCGACGTTATGTACGAAGTACCGATGCGCGACGATGTCACCCACTGTATCATTACGCGCGACATGGTTGAGCATGGTCTCCATCCGCTCGAAGGACTTAAACTGGTCGAAACCGAAAAAAAATCGGCTTAA
- the clpP gene encoding ATP-dependent Clp endopeptidase proteolytic subunit ClpP yields the protein MNEMANYLVPTVIEQTGRGERAFDIYSRLLKERIIFLGTGIDDNVANLIIAQLLFLQSEDPEKDISVYINSPGGVVTAGLAIYDTMQFLKCDITTYCVGQAASMGAVLLAAGAPGKRFALPNSRIMIHQPLGGAQGQATDINIQAQEIMRIKQILNGILSTHSGRSIEDLEKDTDRDNFMSAEQAKEYGLIDEVVTKAK from the coding sequence ATGAACGAAATGGCGAACTATCTTGTTCCAACCGTCATCGAACAGACCGGCCGCGGCGAGCGTGCTTTTGACATTTACTCCCGTCTGCTCAAGGAACGCATCATCTTTCTGGGAACAGGAATCGATGATAACGTGGCCAACCTGATCATTGCCCAGCTTCTTTTCCTGCAGAGTGAAGATCCGGAAAAAGACATCAGCGTATACATCAATTCCCCGGGTGGCGTGGTGACGGCCGGACTCGCGATTTACGACACGATGCAGTTTCTGAAGTGCGATATCACCACCTACTGCGTCGGACAGGCGGCCTCGATGGGTGCTGTCCTCCTTGCCGCCGGAGCACCGGGCAAACGGTTTGCCCTGCCCAATTCCCGCATCATGATCCACCAGCCGCTGGGCGGAGCCCAGGGCCAGGCCACGGACATCAACATCCAGGCCCAGGAAATCATGCGTATTAAACAGATTCTCAACGGTATTCTCTCGACCCATTCCGGTCGAAGCATCGAAGACCTCGAAAAAGATACCGACCGGGATAATTTTATGTCTGCCGAACAGGCCAAAGAATACGGTCTGATCGACGAAGTCGTCACAAAAGCAAAATAA
- a CDS encoding redoxin domain-containing protein — protein MVKIGQEVPEFAMAAFQDDEIKDIRLSDFKGKWVVLVFYPADFTFVCPTELEEVAELYPKFQEAGAEVISVSTDTAFVHKAWHDESKAIGKVNYLMGADPTGAVSKQFGVYIEEEGLALRGTFIIDPDGKLKTAEIHDLGIGRSAAEALRKLEAAKFVHEHGDQVCPANWKPGSDTLTPGLDLVGKI, from the coding sequence ATGGTTAAAATCGGTCAGGAAGTACCTGAGTTTGCAATGGCGGCGTTTCAGGATGATGAAATTAAAGACATCAGGCTGTCAGACTTTAAAGGTAAATGGGTAGTGTTGGTGTTCTATCCGGCAGACTTCACGTTTGTATGTCCGACCGAGCTGGAAGAAGTGGCTGAACTTTATCCTAAATTCCAGGAAGCCGGTGCTGAAGTCATCTCCGTTTCCACCGATACCGCTTTTGTTCATAAAGCATGGCATGATGAATCGAAAGCCATCGGCAAAGTGAACTACCTGATGGGTGCTGACCCGACAGGCGCAGTATCCAAACAGTTCGGTGTTTACATTGAAGAAGAAGGACTGGCACTTCGCGGAACCTTTATCATTGATCCCGACGGAAAGCTTAAAACAGCAGAAATTCACGATCTCGGCATCGGCCGCAGTGCTGCAGAAGCACTTCGTAAGCTGGAAGCCGCAAAATTTGTACACGAGCACGGCGATCAGGTTTGTCCTGCAAACTGGAAGCCGGGTAGCGATACCCTTACTCCGGGTCTCGACCTCGTAGGAAAGATCTAA
- the tig gene encoding trigger factor — MNVSVKDDSACRKIMTIEIPADKIAEEKAETLKAYVKFANIPGFRKGKAPKHVVAKKYAADINKDLQERVLPKYYHEALAETELKVVNVVDATEPEITDDAPVTFDVTVDVEPEFTLPKYTAIPVKEEKIEVTDEQVQAQIDMILSQHANYEEVEDKAIEVGDMGQLTYEATTDGQPLQEAVPEAKGIGSGEGYWVSADEYSFIPGMGEALVGLNIGDKKEVEVTFPDDFMVKELAGVKALYNIEVTAVRVRTVPELNDDILSKLQVDSEETLRSSIREQLEAQAANAALSKKHEQIVEYLIKKTKLEVPESVVQQQTRNVINDIANRRMMMGETQEAIMADLENLQKEAADQALENVKLRYIGLGIAKEQGFEASEAEIDEEIATIAIQQRKDAQTLRKEMAENGSIDSVGEQIRFNKALDYMVENAKIK; from the coding sequence ATGAACGTTTCAGTTAAAGACGACAGCGCCTGCCGGAAAATCATGACCATTGAGATTCCGGCCGATAAAATTGCCGAGGAGAAAGCCGAAACTCTGAAAGCTTATGTAAAATTCGCTAATATCCCCGGTTTCCGTAAAGGTAAAGCGCCCAAACACGTAGTTGCCAAAAAATACGCAGCCGACATCAACAAAGACCTGCAGGAACGTGTACTGCCTAAATACTATCACGAAGCACTTGCTGAAACCGAACTCAAAGTGGTGAACGTGGTCGATGCCACTGAACCGGAAATCACTGACGACGCACCGGTCACGTTCGACGTCACTGTTGATGTTGAACCGGAATTCACTCTTCCGAAATATACCGCCATTCCGGTAAAAGAAGAAAAAATCGAGGTCACCGACGAACAGGTACAGGCCCAGATCGATATGATTCTCAGCCAGCACGCCAACTATGAAGAAGTGGAGGATAAAGCCATCGAAGTCGGCGATATGGGCCAGCTGACCTATGAAGCCACCACCGACGGCCAGCCGCTGCAGGAAGCCGTCCCGGAAGCAAAAGGTATCGGTTCCGGCGAAGGCTACTGGGTATCCGCCGACGAATATTCCTTCATTCCCGGCATGGGCGAAGCGCTGGTCGGCCTGAATATCGGCGACAAAAAAGAAGTGGAAGTCACTTTCCCGGATGACTTCATGGTCAAAGAGCTGGCGGGAGTAAAAGCCCTCTACAACATCGAAGTCACTGCAGTACGTGTACGCACCGTACCCGAACTTAACGACGACATTCTTTCCAAACTTCAGGTCGATTCCGAGGAAACGCTGCGGTCCAGCATCCGCGAGCAGCTCGAAGCCCAGGCCGCTAACGCAGCGCTCAGTAAAAAACACGAACAGATCGTTGAGTACCTCATCAAGAAGACCAAACTTGAAGTTCCGGAAAGCGTCGTACAGCAGCAGACCCGCAATGTCATCAACGACATTGCCAACCGCCGTATGATGATGGGAGAAACGCAGGAAGCCATCATGGCCGACCTCGAAAACCTCCAGAAGGAAGCCGCCGACCAGGCGCTCGAGAACGTGAAACTGCGCTATATTGGCCTTGGAATTGCTAAAGAACAAGGGTTCGAGGCTTCTGAAGCGGAGATCGATGAAGAAATCGCAACGATCGCGATCCAGCAGCGTAAAGATGCTCAGACGCTGCGCAAGGAAATGGCGGAAAATGGGTCGATCGACAGCGTGGGCGAGCAGATCCGCTTTAATAAAGCCCTCGATTACATGGTCGAAAACGCGAAGATAAAATAA
- a CDS encoding sigma-70 family RNA polymerase sigma factor, whose amino-acid sequence MTEAVLIEILLRRFYADQGRLRGYIFSATRDYHATEDILQEIAIVVAKKASTYDTERPALPWFMGIARNQIQRFYRTKGREAANISFELLEDFMPLYTSYENEEISERQIALKNCVEKLPEKQKRIMQMRYVEELDCSQISKTIGRSVQGIYGMLKRMKLGLRKCVEFRLSQSEI is encoded by the coding sequence ATGACGGAAGCTGTTTTAATTGAAATACTGCTACGCCGGTTCTATGCGGACCAGGGCCGGTTGCGCGGGTATATTTTTTCCGCAACGCGCGATTATCATGCCACCGAGGATATTCTTCAGGAAATCGCCATTGTTGTGGCCAAGAAAGCCTCCACTTATGATACGGAACGTCCGGCTCTACCCTGGTTCATGGGCATTGCACGGAATCAGATCCAGCGGTTTTACCGAACCAAAGGTCGGGAAGCCGCCAATATCAGTTTCGAACTCCTTGAAGATTTTATGCCGCTTTATACCTCGTACGAAAACGAGGAGATTTCCGAGCGCCAGATTGCGCTTAAAAACTGTGTGGAAAAACTGCCGGAAAAACAGAAGCGTATAATGCAGATGCGCTATGTTGAAGAACTCGACTGCTCCCAGATTTCGAAAACAATCGGGCGTTCGGTTCAGGGAATTTACGGGATGCTTAAGCGTATGAAGCTGGGGCTGCGCAAATGTGTGGAGTTCCGGTTGTCGCAGTCGGAGATATGA
- a CDS encoding purine-nucleoside phosphorylase, which produces MKNMINPAALKTAAAELKAMRSKSRVKCGIILGSGWGKAVEDFDGIEIPYDRIPGLGNTGVAGHAGKLLCTDVNGMEVFIFQGRRHWYEGEGWTPVILPVYLLKAMGADTVLLTNASGGIRKDLAPGTLVALSDHINQIGSNPLIGPHLPELGTRFPDQSEIYRKPLREKLLKAGADAEGVYIATSGPSFETPAEIRQYQSMGADLVGMSTVPEATVANAIGLQVAGLSCVCNWAAGIAQHPLTHEDVNNTAHDTMPRMKSTIARFIKDLTCAP; this is translated from the coding sequence ATGAAAAACATGATTAATCCGGCGGCACTCAAAACCGCGGCCGCAGAGCTGAAAGCCATGCGCTCGAAATCCCGGGTCAAATGCGGCATCATTCTCGGCTCCGGCTGGGGCAAAGCCGTCGAGGATTTTGACGGCATCGAAATTCCCTACGACCGCATTCCCGGCCTCGGTAATACCGGTGTGGCAGGGCATGCCGGTAAACTACTCTGCACCGACGTGAACGGTATGGAGGTTTTTATTTTCCAGGGTCGCCGTCACTGGTATGAAGGCGAAGGCTGGACGCCGGTCATTCTTCCCGTTTATCTACTGAAAGCAATGGGTGCCGACACGGTTTTGCTGACCAATGCCTCCGGCGGCATTCGCAAAGACCTTGCCCCCGGCACACTCGTCGCCCTTTCCGACCACATCAACCAGATCGGCTCCAATCCGCTTATCGGGCCGCATCTTCCGGAGCTTGGAACCCGCTTTCCCGACCAGAGCGAAATTTACCGCAAACCGTTGCGCGAAAAACTGCTCAAAGCAGGTGCCGATGCCGAAGGCGTCTATATTGCCACCTCCGGCCCCTCATTCGAAACCCCTGCCGAAATTCGGCAATACCAATCCATGGGCGCGGACCTCGTTGGAATGTCCACCGTACCGGAAGCAACAGTTGCCAATGCCATCGGTCTGCAGGTAGCCGGTCTCTCCTGTGTCTGCAACTGGGCTGCCGGAATTGCACAGCATCCCCTCACCCACGAAGACGTCAACAATACCGCCCACGACACCATGCCCCGCATGAAATCCACCATTGCCAGATTTATCAAGGATCTCACCTGTGCCCCCTGA
- a CDS encoding histidine phosphatase family protein, whose product MPKTLYLVRHAKSSWVNPSYSDFDRPLNDRGRRDALEMARRLKDKGMLPEIIISSPARRAIETLDQLLPELCVDKKQVFMQKRLYEASSETLIEIIQALDHSIRSALVLGHNPSITRAAEKLSGEPVGHLPTSSVAAIKLDSDDWNLAGICAADLLFLDYPKTQT is encoded by the coding sequence ATGCCTAAAACCCTGTATCTTGTCCGCCACGCCAAATCAAGCTGGGTCAACCCGAGCTACAGCGATTTCGACCGCCCGCTCAATGACCGCGGGCGACGGGATGCCCTGGAAATGGCCCGCAGACTGAAAGATAAAGGAATGCTCCCCGAAATCATCATCTCCAGCCCTGCCCGTCGCGCCATAGAAACACTGGATCAGCTTCTGCCAGAACTCTGCGTGGACAAAAAACAGGTGTTTATGCAGAAACGCCTCTATGAAGCCTCCAGCGAAACGCTGATCGAAATTATTCAGGCTCTGGATCATTCCATCCGGTCAGCCCTGGTTCTCGGCCACAATCCATCCATAACCCGGGCCGCGGAAAAACTGAGCGGCGAACCGGTTGGCCATCTGCCGACCAGTTCTGTTGCGGCCATTAAACTGGATTCCGACGACTGGAACCTGGCCGGCATCTGTGCCGCCGATCTGCTTTTTCTCGATTACCCGAAAACACAGACCTGA
- the mutM gene encoding bifunctional DNA-formamidopyrimidine glycosylase/DNA-(apurinic or apyrimidinic site) lyase, with protein sequence MPELPEVETIASQLRERGVEGRIIRSVQVNWAPTIEPFTPAEFECLLKGCRIEQISRVGKWMLFSLSSGQTLMVHLRMAGSFALEQGSYDRIVVGLSDGLTLYYRDTRKFGRWKLVDDPQVILRELGPDALTRRFSLAYFEDQLRKRARAVKSVLLDQSVVAGLGNIYADEALWYARIHPERRADSLSDLEREKLFKAVKAVLRQGIRNRGTSLGAGKTNYRQVDGDSGENRGEVRAYGRSGKPCRRCKNTLKKIVVGQRGTTFCPNCQV encoded by the coding sequence ATGCCCGAGCTGCCTGAAGTCGAAACCATTGCCTCGCAGTTGAGGGAACGGGGTGTTGAAGGGAGAATTATTCGTTCGGTTCAGGTGAACTGGGCTCCAACGATCGAGCCTTTTACGCCCGCTGAGTTTGAGTGTTTGCTGAAAGGCTGCCGTATTGAGCAGATTTCCAGAGTCGGGAAATGGATGCTGTTTTCACTCAGTTCTGGACAGACCCTGATGGTACATTTGCGGATGGCGGGCTCGTTTGCCTTGGAGCAGGGGAGTTATGACCGTATTGTGGTCGGATTGTCGGATGGGTTAACGCTATATTATCGGGACACCCGCAAGTTCGGACGCTGGAAACTGGTGGATGATCCGCAGGTGATTCTTAGAGAGCTGGGGCCGGATGCCCTGACCCGGCGTTTTTCGTTGGCCTATTTCGAAGATCAGCTTCGGAAGAGGGCGCGTGCGGTAAAGTCGGTGTTGCTGGATCAGTCGGTGGTGGCCGGGCTCGGAAATATCTATGCAGATGAGGCACTCTGGTATGCGCGGATTCATCCGGAACGCCGGGCTGATTCGCTCTCTGATTTGGAGCGGGAAAAATTATTCAAAGCTGTTAAGGCGGTGTTGCGGCAGGGAATTAGAAATCGCGGTACCTCGCTGGGCGCCGGTAAGACCAATTATCGGCAGGTTGACGGCGATTCCGGAGAAAACCGTGGCGAAGTCAGGGCGTATGGACGATCGGGGAAGCCGTGCCGTCGGTGTAAAAACACACTGAAGAAGATCGTTGTCGGTCAGCGCGGGACCACATTTTGTCCGAACTGTCAGGTATAA
- a CDS encoding shikimate kinase: MKNIVLVGFMGSGKTSVGKLIAEQTGMPLLDMDSIIEERAGKSINEIFADEGEAHFRKLERELVQELAQTEGNIISTGGGIVLNPDNIADFEKSGLVVCLLVDAESVLDRVRNDDTRPLLAGDKEKAIVELLESRKPLYEAVTHKINTSGRPFPPVQTAAEVIALYNTFNS; this comes from the coding sequence ATGAAAAATATTGTGCTTGTAGGATTCATGGGCAGTGGAAAAACCTCGGTAGGCAAACTGATTGCTGAACAGACCGGTATGCCCCTGCTCGACATGGATTCCATCATCGAGGAACGTGCCGGTAAGTCCATCAATGAAATCTTTGCGGACGAAGGTGAAGCCCACTTCCGCAAACTGGAGCGGGAGCTGGTACAGGAGCTGGCTCAGACTGAAGGTAATATCATTTCCACCGGCGGAGGTATTGTCCTGAACCCGGACAACATTGCCGATTTTGAAAAATCCGGCCTGGTGGTCTGTCTACTGGTCGATGCGGAGTCCGTGCTCGACCGTGTCCGTAACGACGATACCCGCCCTCTCCTCGCCGGCGACAAGGAAAAAGCGATTGTTGAACTGCTGGAATCACGCAAACCGCTTTACGAAGCTGTGACCCATAAAATTAATACCAGCGGACGGCCGTTTCCGCCCGTGCAGACTGCGGCAGAAGTTATTGCTCTCTACAACACATTCAATTCTTGA
- a CDS encoding serine/threonine protein kinase, with the protein MSAFDDLTPDRILDAVETGMDCRLTGLTAPLPSYINRVYELETVGGEKLIAKFYRPGRWERAALQDEHDFVRDCAAEEIPVVAPLELAHGGTIGLYDKILYAVFPKKSGREMDLCDNEGWLRLGRLVGRIHQAGWGRAAEHRLQMHPETTTLPEIEMLLEGGFMSSHQTGRFREVTSRIVEIALREFEGVELQRIHGDCHRANILERPGEGLMVIDFDDMVMGPAVQDIWLLLPGHANQTRGEINLILEGYEQFMDFDDRQLRLIEILRAMRIIYFLSWCSTQIDDFKFRANFPDWGSELFWQREIDDLEHQYHAIMDDERLNGDRGNFL; encoded by the coding sequence ATGAGTGCATTTGACGACCTGACTCCTGATCGCATTCTCGATGCGGTGGAAACGGGCATGGATTGCCGGTTAACCGGTCTTACAGCGCCGTTGCCAAGTTATATCAATCGGGTCTATGAACTGGAAACGGTCGGCGGAGAGAAGCTTATTGCCAAGTTCTACCGTCCGGGACGCTGGGAGCGTGCGGCTCTGCAGGATGAGCACGATTTTGTCCGCGATTGCGCGGCCGAGGAGATTCCGGTGGTGGCTCCGCTGGAGCTGGCGCATGGCGGAACCATCGGTTTGTATGATAAGATTCTGTATGCCGTTTTCCCGAAAAAATCAGGCCGGGAAATGGATCTTTGCGATAATGAGGGCTGGTTACGGCTTGGTCGGCTTGTGGGACGGATTCATCAGGCGGGCTGGGGGCGTGCCGCTGAACATCGACTGCAGATGCATCCGGAAACCACAACGCTTCCGGAAATTGAAATGCTGCTGGAAGGCGGTTTTATGTCATCGCATCAGACCGGTCGTTTCAGGGAGGTTACATCACGCATTGTTGAGATAGCATTGCGCGAGTTTGAGGGGGTTGAGCTGCAGCGGATTCACGGGGACTGTCATCGTGCCAATATCCTGGAGCGGCCGGGCGAGGGGCTGATGGTGATTGATTTTGATGATATGGTGATGGGGCCGGCGGTACAGGATATCTGGTTGCTGCTGCCCGGCCACGCCAACCAGACGCGGGGTGAAATCAATCTGATTCTGGAGGGCTATGAGCAGTTTATGGATTTCGATGACCGGCAGTTGCGGCTGATTGAAATCCTGCGGGCAATGCGTATTATCTATTTTCTGTCGTGGTGCAGTACGCAGATTGACGATTTTAAATTCCGGGCCAACTTTCCGGACTGGGGCAGTGAACTGTTCTGGCAACGGGAGATCGATGACCTGGAGCATCAGTATCACGCTATTATGGATGATGAACGCCTGAACGGCGATAGAGGGAATTTTTTATGA